Proteins found in one Osmerus mordax isolate fOsmMor3 chromosome 20, fOsmMor3.pri, whole genome shotgun sequence genomic segment:
- the helq gene encoding helicase POLQ-like isoform X2, giving the protein MSADNREIKIKRVTSRKRSRDSLKSHLTPLRKRTTASGEQCSEKTGERSHTRTMGENYSDNEDLFGDYDSILGDSSFLAKMDDAEKNMKQHDIDHKTYIDPVGHHLDNPDFTALRPTRDTCVKSGCDDSLTDSILEGLRDDPFRDVPSSQLAFQQEVLQRDEKNRCLDADKTSTPNPERSVEYRNKREEIDVAPKARKSMTDHLKRAMLCNAAAPSGVSRTTVQKEAVVTEEISVAMQAIESVYMETTDLGPFFGLPTKVKELICNLKEIKDLYDWQKACLNLDSVQQRRNLIYSLPTSGGKTLVAEILILKELLCRKKDALLILPYISLVQEKVRGLASFGLELDFMVEEYAGSKGRFPPVKTRGKRSLYIATIEKAHSLVNSLIEADRLGNIGLVVVDELHMLGDGSRGAIIEMTLAKVLYLSGSTQIIGMSATLGNVQDLQKFLKAENYTNDFRPVQLDEYVKLKDSIYEVDPKEEECFRFSRLLNFKYSSAMQKMDPDHIVALVTEVIPAHSCLVFCPTKKNCENVAGMICKYLNKQFLQHKEAEKAALLRDLKSCGNGSLCPVLRRTVPYGLAYHHSGLTSEERKLVEEAYSSGVLCLLACTSTLAAGINLPARRVILRSPYVAMEFLKRSQYKQMVGRAGRAGIDARGESILILPEKDKLMAKQLVSAPMEICYSNLMHDDGKGVLSLILSLIGLSITTTLEKIRDFMSGTLLAVQESRLCTERSLAEIIQECVTVLKDKALITESPDPQDGTLQVTRLGRATFKGSVDLIYCDVLYRDLLKGLESLMLNSFLHLLYLVTPYDMISQCKPDWMTYFRQFTMLSAAEQKMSTAVGVPESFIARKAAGQTIKKNVDMAVAGRLYLALVLFSLVKETDLWSVAERFQLSRGFVQTLLSSSSSFCSCVLHFTQELEELWAFRALLTELTRRLTYCVQAELIPLMEVAGVMQSRAKQLYSAGYKTLSHLANADPNVLVKTVENLYKKQANQIVASAKMLLNEKAEALKEEVDDLLMMPLDLPSL; this is encoded by the exons ATGAGTGCTGACAACcgagaaataaaaataaaacgagTGACCTCTAGAAAGAGGTCTAGGGATTCTCTCAAAAGTCATCTGACGCCTCTAAGAAAAAGAACGACTGCCTCTGGAGAACAGTGTTCTGAGAAAACAGGAGAACGATCTCATACGAGAACCATGGGCGAG AATTACAGTGACAATGAAGATTTGTTCGGGGACTATGACAGCATTTTGGGAGACAGCTCTTTTCTGGCAAAGATGGATGACGCGGAGAAAAACATGAAGCAGCATGACATTGATCATAAAACCTACATAGACCCTGTGGGTCATCACCTTGACAACCCTGACTTCACTGCCCTACGGCCGACAAGAGACACCTGTGTGAAGTCAGGGTGTGATGATAGTCTCACCGACTCGATCCTGGAAGGGCTCCGGGATGACCCTTTCCGAGACGTTCCAAGCTCCCAGCTAGCCTTTCAACAAGAAGTTCTTCAGAGGGATGAGAAGAACCGCTGCCTAGACGCAGACAAGACTTCCACTCCAAACCCAGAAAGGTCTGTTGAATACAGGAATAAAAGGGAAGAGATAGATGTTGCTCCCAAGGCGAGAAAGAGCATGACAGATCATCTGAAGAGAGCCATGTTGTGCAATGCAGCAGCTCCTTCTGGTGTATCGAGGACGACGGTGCAAAAAGAGGCTGTGGTTACAGAGGAGATCAGTGTTGCCATGCAGGCCATCGAATCTGTTTATATGGAGACGACAGACCTCGGGCCTTTCTTTGGTCTTCCCACCAAAGTGAAAGAGCTCATTTGCAACCTCAAAGAAATCAAAGACTTGTATG ACTGGCAGAAAGCGTGTCTAAACCTGGACTCTGTTCAGCAGAGGAGGAACCTCATCTACTCTCTTCCCACCAGTGGAGGGAAGACTCTCGTGGCTGAGATTCTCATCCTGAAGGAGCTGCTATGCAGGAAAAAGGATGCGCTTCTCATTCTCCCTTACATATCTTTGGTGCAGGAAAAG GTCAGAGGGTTGGCTAGCTTTGGCCTGGAGTTGGACTTCATGGTGGAGGAGTATGCTGGCAGTAAGGGCAGGTTCCCCCCGGTGAAGACGAGAGGGAAGAGGTCCCTGTATATCGCCACCATAGAGAAGGCCCACAGCTTGGTTAACTCCCTCatagaggcagacaggctgggcaATATTGGACTGGTGGTTGTTGATGAG CTCCATATGCTGGGCGATGGTAGCAGAGGAGCCATTATTGAGATGACTCTGGCCAAAGTCCTGTATCTCAGTG GTTCAACTCAGATCATTGGAATGAGTGCCACTCTGGGCAATGTCCAAGATCTTCAGAAGTTTCTGAAGGCCGAGAATTACACCAATGATTTCAGACCT GTCCAGCTGGATGAGTATGTCAAGCTCAAGGACAGCATATATGAGGTCGACCCCAAGGAGGAAGAGTGCTTCAGGTTCTCAAGACTTCTGAATTTCAAG TACTCCAGTGCAATGCAGAAGATGGACCCAGATCATATTGTAGCGCTGGTAACTGAAGTCATCCCGGCCCATTCGTGTCTGGTCTTCTGCCCCACCAAGAAGAACTGTGAGAATGTGGCAGGGATGATCTGTAAATACCTCAACAA GCAGTTCCTCCAGCACAAGGAGGCCGAGAAGGCCGCGTTGCTGAGGGACCTGAAGAGCTGCGGGAACGGCTCCCTGTGCCCAGTGCTCAGGAGGACGGTCCCCTACGGCCTCGCCTACCACCACAGCGGGCTGACCAGCGAAGAGAggaagctggtggaggaggcctACTCCTCCGGGGTCCTCTGCCTCCTCGCTTGCACCTCCACCCTGGCTGCAGGGATCAACCTGCCTGCCCGCAG GGTGATCCTGCGGTCCCCGTACGTGGCCATGGAGTTCCTGAAGAGAAGCCAGTACAAGCAGATGGTGGGGAGAGCTGGGCGGGCCGGGATCGACGCCAGGGGAGAGAGCATCCTCATCCTCCCGGAGAAAGACAAGCTCATG GCCAAACAGCTCGTGTCGGCACCGATGGAGATCTGCTACAGCAACCTGATGCATGACGATGGGAAGGGGGTCCTGAGTCTCATCCTGTCGCTCATCGGACTCAGT aTCACTACCACGTTGGAGAAAATCAGGGACTTTATGAGTGGCACCCTGCTTGCCGTCCAAGAGAGTCGGTTATGCACAGAGAGGAGCTTGGCCGAGATCATTCAGGAGTGTGTGACTGTCCTGAAAGACAAGGCCCTTATCACCGAGTCCCCAGACCCACAGGACGGGACCCTACAGGTCACCAGGCTGGGAAGAGCTACCTTCAAAG GCTCGGTAGATTTGATCTACTGTGACGTCCTGTACAGAGATCTTTTGAAGGGCCTGGAGAGTCTGATGCTGAACAGTTTCCTTCACCTGCTCTACCTGGTCACACCCTACGACATGATCTCTCAGTGCAAACCCGACTGGATGACATACTTCAGACAG TTTACGATGCTGTCTGCTGCGGAGCAAAAGATGTCTACGGCAGTTGGAGTGCCAGAAAGCTTTATTGCCAGAAAGGCTGCGGGACAGACTATTAAGAAG AACGTGGACATGGCGGTCGCCGGCCGCCTgtacctggccctggtcctcttCTCCCTGGTGAAGGAGACGGACTTGTGGAGCGTCGCCGAGCGCTTCCAGCTGAGCCGCGGCTTCGTTCAGACGctgctcagctcctcctcctccttctgctcctgcGTGCTGCACTTCACCCAG gagctggaggagctgtgggCCTTCAGAGCCCTGCTGACGGAACTGACGCGCAGGCTGACCTACTGCGTCCAGGCGGAGCTCATccctctgatggaggtggcCGGGGTCATGCAG tcGAGAGCCAAGCAGCTATACAGCGCTGGATACAAAACACTGTCTCACCTCGCTAACGCCGACCCAAACGTTCTCGTCAAGACTGTGGAGAATCTCTACAAGAAACAAGCCAATCAGATAGTGGCATCTGCAAAG atgCTGCTAAATGAGAAAGCTGAAGCACTCAAGGAAGAGGTGGATGACCTTCTAATGATGCCTCTTGACCTTCCCTCCctgtaa
- the helq gene encoding helicase POLQ-like isoform X1, protein MSADNREIKIKRVTSRKRSRDSLKSHLTPLRKRTTASGEQCSEKTGERSHTRTMGENYSDNEDLFGDYDSILGDSSFLAKMDDAEKNMKQHDIDHKTYIDPVGHHLDNPDFTALRPTRDTCVKSGCDDSLTDSILEGLRDDPFRDVPSSQLAFQQEVLQRDEKNRCLDADKTSTPNPERSVEYRNKREEIDVAPKARKSMTDHLKRAMLCNAAAPSGVSRTTVQKEAVVTEEISVAMQAIESVYMETTDLGPFFGLPTKVKELICNLKEIKDLYDWQKACLNLDSVQQRRNLIYSLPTSGGKTLVAEILILKELLCRKKDALLILPYISLVQEKVRGLASFGLELDFMVEEYAGSKGRFPPVKTRGKRSLYIATIEKAHSLVNSLIEADRLGNIGLVVVDELHMLGDGSRGAIIEMTLAKVLYLSVHYSVLHSGSTQIIGMSATLGNVQDLQKFLKAENYTNDFRPVQLDEYVKLKDSIYEVDPKEEECFRFSRLLNFKYSSAMQKMDPDHIVALVTEVIPAHSCLVFCPTKKNCENVAGMICKYLNKQFLQHKEAEKAALLRDLKSCGNGSLCPVLRRTVPYGLAYHHSGLTSEERKLVEEAYSSGVLCLLACTSTLAAGINLPARRVILRSPYVAMEFLKRSQYKQMVGRAGRAGIDARGESILILPEKDKLMAKQLVSAPMEICYSNLMHDDGKGVLSLILSLIGLSITTTLEKIRDFMSGTLLAVQESRLCTERSLAEIIQECVTVLKDKALITESPDPQDGTLQVTRLGRATFKGSVDLIYCDVLYRDLLKGLESLMLNSFLHLLYLVTPYDMISQCKPDWMTYFRQFTMLSAAEQKMSTAVGVPESFIARKAAGQTIKKNVDMAVAGRLYLALVLFSLVKETDLWSVAERFQLSRGFVQTLLSSSSSFCSCVLHFTQELEELWAFRALLTELTRRLTYCVQAELIPLMEVAGVMQSRAKQLYSAGYKTLSHLANADPNVLVKTVENLYKKQANQIVASAKMLLNEKAEALKEEVDDLLMMPLDLPSL, encoded by the exons ATGAGTGCTGACAACcgagaaataaaaataaaacgagTGACCTCTAGAAAGAGGTCTAGGGATTCTCTCAAAAGTCATCTGACGCCTCTAAGAAAAAGAACGACTGCCTCTGGAGAACAGTGTTCTGAGAAAACAGGAGAACGATCTCATACGAGAACCATGGGCGAG AATTACAGTGACAATGAAGATTTGTTCGGGGACTATGACAGCATTTTGGGAGACAGCTCTTTTCTGGCAAAGATGGATGACGCGGAGAAAAACATGAAGCAGCATGACATTGATCATAAAACCTACATAGACCCTGTGGGTCATCACCTTGACAACCCTGACTTCACTGCCCTACGGCCGACAAGAGACACCTGTGTGAAGTCAGGGTGTGATGATAGTCTCACCGACTCGATCCTGGAAGGGCTCCGGGATGACCCTTTCCGAGACGTTCCAAGCTCCCAGCTAGCCTTTCAACAAGAAGTTCTTCAGAGGGATGAGAAGAACCGCTGCCTAGACGCAGACAAGACTTCCACTCCAAACCCAGAAAGGTCTGTTGAATACAGGAATAAAAGGGAAGAGATAGATGTTGCTCCCAAGGCGAGAAAGAGCATGACAGATCATCTGAAGAGAGCCATGTTGTGCAATGCAGCAGCTCCTTCTGGTGTATCGAGGACGACGGTGCAAAAAGAGGCTGTGGTTACAGAGGAGATCAGTGTTGCCATGCAGGCCATCGAATCTGTTTATATGGAGACGACAGACCTCGGGCCTTTCTTTGGTCTTCCCACCAAAGTGAAAGAGCTCATTTGCAACCTCAAAGAAATCAAAGACTTGTATG ACTGGCAGAAAGCGTGTCTAAACCTGGACTCTGTTCAGCAGAGGAGGAACCTCATCTACTCTCTTCCCACCAGTGGAGGGAAGACTCTCGTGGCTGAGATTCTCATCCTGAAGGAGCTGCTATGCAGGAAAAAGGATGCGCTTCTCATTCTCCCTTACATATCTTTGGTGCAGGAAAAG GTCAGAGGGTTGGCTAGCTTTGGCCTGGAGTTGGACTTCATGGTGGAGGAGTATGCTGGCAGTAAGGGCAGGTTCCCCCCGGTGAAGACGAGAGGGAAGAGGTCCCTGTATATCGCCACCATAGAGAAGGCCCACAGCTTGGTTAACTCCCTCatagaggcagacaggctgggcaATATTGGACTGGTGGTTGTTGATGAG CTCCATATGCTGGGCGATGGTAGCAGAGGAGCCATTATTGAGATGACTCTGGCCAAAGTCCTGTATCTCAGTG TTCATTATTCTGTGTTGCACTCAGGTTCAACTCAGATCATTGGAATGAGTGCCACTCTGGGCAATGTCCAAGATCTTCAGAAGTTTCTGAAGGCCGAGAATTACACCAATGATTTCAGACCT GTCCAGCTGGATGAGTATGTCAAGCTCAAGGACAGCATATATGAGGTCGACCCCAAGGAGGAAGAGTGCTTCAGGTTCTCAAGACTTCTGAATTTCAAG TACTCCAGTGCAATGCAGAAGATGGACCCAGATCATATTGTAGCGCTGGTAACTGAAGTCATCCCGGCCCATTCGTGTCTGGTCTTCTGCCCCACCAAGAAGAACTGTGAGAATGTGGCAGGGATGATCTGTAAATACCTCAACAA GCAGTTCCTCCAGCACAAGGAGGCCGAGAAGGCCGCGTTGCTGAGGGACCTGAAGAGCTGCGGGAACGGCTCCCTGTGCCCAGTGCTCAGGAGGACGGTCCCCTACGGCCTCGCCTACCACCACAGCGGGCTGACCAGCGAAGAGAggaagctggtggaggaggcctACTCCTCCGGGGTCCTCTGCCTCCTCGCTTGCACCTCCACCCTGGCTGCAGGGATCAACCTGCCTGCCCGCAG GGTGATCCTGCGGTCCCCGTACGTGGCCATGGAGTTCCTGAAGAGAAGCCAGTACAAGCAGATGGTGGGGAGAGCTGGGCGGGCCGGGATCGACGCCAGGGGAGAGAGCATCCTCATCCTCCCGGAGAAAGACAAGCTCATG GCCAAACAGCTCGTGTCGGCACCGATGGAGATCTGCTACAGCAACCTGATGCATGACGATGGGAAGGGGGTCCTGAGTCTCATCCTGTCGCTCATCGGACTCAGT aTCACTACCACGTTGGAGAAAATCAGGGACTTTATGAGTGGCACCCTGCTTGCCGTCCAAGAGAGTCGGTTATGCACAGAGAGGAGCTTGGCCGAGATCATTCAGGAGTGTGTGACTGTCCTGAAAGACAAGGCCCTTATCACCGAGTCCCCAGACCCACAGGACGGGACCCTACAGGTCACCAGGCTGGGAAGAGCTACCTTCAAAG GCTCGGTAGATTTGATCTACTGTGACGTCCTGTACAGAGATCTTTTGAAGGGCCTGGAGAGTCTGATGCTGAACAGTTTCCTTCACCTGCTCTACCTGGTCACACCCTACGACATGATCTCTCAGTGCAAACCCGACTGGATGACATACTTCAGACAG TTTACGATGCTGTCTGCTGCGGAGCAAAAGATGTCTACGGCAGTTGGAGTGCCAGAAAGCTTTATTGCCAGAAAGGCTGCGGGACAGACTATTAAGAAG AACGTGGACATGGCGGTCGCCGGCCGCCTgtacctggccctggtcctcttCTCCCTGGTGAAGGAGACGGACTTGTGGAGCGTCGCCGAGCGCTTCCAGCTGAGCCGCGGCTTCGTTCAGACGctgctcagctcctcctcctccttctgctcctgcGTGCTGCACTTCACCCAG gagctggaggagctgtgggCCTTCAGAGCCCTGCTGACGGAACTGACGCGCAGGCTGACCTACTGCGTCCAGGCGGAGCTCATccctctgatggaggtggcCGGGGTCATGCAG tcGAGAGCCAAGCAGCTATACAGCGCTGGATACAAAACACTGTCTCACCTCGCTAACGCCGACCCAAACGTTCTCGTCAAGACTGTGGAGAATCTCTACAAGAAACAAGCCAATCAGATAGTGGCATCTGCAAAG atgCTGCTAAATGAGAAAGCTGAAGCACTCAAGGAAGAGGTGGATGACCTTCTAATGATGCCTCTTGACCTTCCCTCCctgtaa